The DNA sequence CAAACAGCATGAACTGCCTCAGTGAAGCCATTGGTATGGCCTTGCCCGGCAACGGCACCATCCCCGCTGTTTCGGCAAAGCGTACCCATTTGGCCAAGGCCGCCGGTATGCAGATTATGGAGCTGGTGCGCAACAACATCTGCCCCCGGGATATTCTGACTCCTAAATCCTTTGCCAACGCTTTGGCGGTGGATATGGCTCTGGGATGCAGCAGCAACAGCGTTCTGCATTTGCTGGCTATTGCGGGTGAGGCAGGTGTCCCCATGAATCTGGAAACCATCAATCAGATCAGCGCCCGTACCCCCAACCTGTGCCATCTGGCCCCTGCAGGTGAGGATCACATTGAGGATTTGGATGCGGTGGGCGGTGTTCCTGCGGTGATGGCAGAGCTTTCTAAAAACAAGCTGCTGGATTTAAAGCTGATGACCGTTACCGGCAAAACGGTGGGTGAGAACCTTGCTCGCTTTACCGGAGCCGACGGGCAGATAATCCGCACCATTGGCCACCCCTACAGTGAAACCGGCGGCATTGCTGTTCTGTGGGGCAACATTGCCCGGGATGGCTGTGTGGTCAAACGTTCGGCTGTGGCCCAGGAAATGCTGGTTCACAATGGCCCGGCTCGGGTTTTCGACTGTGAAGAGGATGCCATAACCGCTATTTATGATGGGAAAATTCGAGCAGGCGATGTGGTTGTCATCCGCTACGAAGGCCCCAAAGGCGGCCCCGGTATGCGGGAGATGCTCAACCCAACCTCCGCTCTGGCGGGTATGAAGCTGGATAAACAGGTGGCCCTGATTACAGACGGGCGCTTTTCCGGTGCATCCAGAGGCGCTTCCATCGGCCATGTAAGCCCCGAGGCGGCGGCAGGCGGCGAAATCGGTCTGCTTCAGGATGGCGATGTCATTGAGATTAACATTCCCGCCGGTACCATTGATGTGGCCCTGGCCCCTGAGGAGCTGGAGGAACGCCGCAGCAGTTTTGTGCCCAAGGCGGCGGTAGCCCGCACCGGCTGGCTGGCCCGGTATTCCAAGCTGGTCAGTGCGGCCAGCAAGGGCGCTGTGATGCAGGCCTAGCAGTTTTTGGTTGACAGAAGCCGCCGGTCTGCGTATAATAACCTTACCCGCTGGCGAAATCAGAGATTTCGAGCGGGGCCCAAGAACATTGAAGCAACAAAAGACCGCCTATCGGCGGTAGGGGCTTTGCCCTTTAAAATGCTTCGCATTTTACTTTTGTGTTATAATAACCTTACCCAAGGCGCTTGCATTTTCTGCGGAAAATGCGAAAGTGTCTTTCAGCCACAAAGCGTCTCATGGGGGAACTAGTTCCCACATGATTCCCCTCCGGCCTCCGGCGGGGTTAAAGAGCAAAGGCTTGGAAACATAAGAATATTGGAGACCGCTCGTATGGCGGTAGAAGATTTGCTCTTCAAAATGCTTTGCATGTAATTTGTTTGTGGTAATGTATG is a window from the Oscillospiraceae bacterium MB08-C2-2 genome containing:
- the ilvD gene encoding dihydroxy-acid dehydratase gives rise to the protein MRSDNVTKGAERAPNRSLFYACGFTKEELERPLIGVISAFTEVIPGHIHLDKLAEAAKAGIRMAGGTPVMMPAIGVCDGIAMGHEGMKYSLPSRELICDSVETLATAHGMDGLVLVPNCDKIVPGMLMAAARLNIPSIVISGGPMLAGRHRKRDVSLSQTFEAVGAYKAGLIDEEELGEYERDCCPGCGSCAGMYTANSMNCLSEAIGMALPGNGTIPAVSAKRTHLAKAAGMQIMELVRNNICPRDILTPKSFANALAVDMALGCSSNSVLHLLAIAGEAGVPMNLETINQISARTPNLCHLAPAGEDHIEDLDAVGGVPAVMAELSKNKLLDLKLMTVTGKTVGENLARFTGADGQIIRTIGHPYSETGGIAVLWGNIARDGCVVKRSAVAQEMLVHNGPARVFDCEEDAITAIYDGKIRAGDVVVIRYEGPKGGPGMREMLNPTSALAGMKLDKQVALITDGRFSGASRGASIGHVSPEAAAGGEIGLLQDGDVIEINIPAGTIDVALAPEELEERRSSFVPKAAVARTGWLARYSKLVSAASKGAVMQA